One segment of Rubripirellula amarantea DNA contains the following:
- a CDS encoding DUF1559 family PulG-like putative transporter, which translates to MKRYRPGFTLVELLVVIAIIGILMGLLIPAVGAARESARSTQCGVNVRNLALAAVQHNNTKGQLPTYVNKYGYFAGGTDPSDLGNSPPAHVKLGGYGVAILPWLDAQPTYEHWTEDRYPLISTGAGDIGATTAFAGEGYHGLATPNLGVFQCPSNPVSEGRNGRNSYAPNNGLSPIRLSASGNGSPTASDYVVPGATPLEAFVASESELNGVSTAAYLGLDMAPVASGNSPRLPPTGSRPAERIRLEDLKDGQTGTLLYSENIQAMPWHRVGFLGENAGDLATQLAPFAGTQDLDYTATPQTLPYLYAKFTNGLVWHYQDPKFAQLNGLTVPPVSPNGSAVTDVWPQHKINGGGALLEESLLVKTMYENYFDAPSLARPSSAHVEGVNCGFGDGSNRFISESIDYRVYQAMMTPRGKSSDVPWKEFVITNELD; encoded by the coding sequence ATGAAACGTTACAGACCCGGTTTTACTCTTGTCGAGCTGTTGGTGGTCATCGCCATCATCGGCATCTTGATGGGGCTATTGATCCCAGCCGTGGGCGCCGCCCGCGAGTCCGCACGCTCGACCCAGTGTGGCGTGAATGTGAGGAACCTCGCGTTGGCGGCTGTTCAGCACAACAACACGAAAGGGCAACTGCCCACCTACGTCAACAAGTACGGATATTTTGCTGGCGGTACAGACCCTTCTGACTTGGGGAATTCACCGCCTGCTCACGTTAAGCTTGGCGGCTACGGCGTCGCAATTCTTCCCTGGTTGGATGCTCAACCGACCTACGAACATTGGACCGAAGATCGCTACCCGCTGATTTCTACAGGTGCCGGTGACATTGGTGCAACTACCGCCTTTGCCGGTGAAGGCTACCACGGTTTGGCCACGCCAAATCTCGGAGTCTTTCAATGCCCAAGCAATCCCGTTAGCGAAGGCAGAAATGGTCGAAACAGTTATGCGCCCAACAACGGGCTGTCACCTATTCGCCTGAGTGCTAGCGGCAACGGATCGCCAACGGCAAGCGACTACGTTGTTCCGGGTGCGACACCCCTGGAAGCGTTCGTCGCAAGTGAGTCGGAGCTTAATGGCGTTTCTACTGCTGCCTACCTAGGACTTGACATGGCCCCCGTCGCATCCGGAAATTCGCCAAGGTTGCCGCCAACGGGCAGTCGACCAGCGGAACGAATTCGTTTGGAAGACCTGAAGGATGGCCAAACCGGTACGCTGTTGTATTCTGAGAATATTCAGGCAATGCCTTGGCACCGCGTTGGATTTCTTGGTGAAAACGCGGGTGATTTGGCAACGCAGCTTGCACCCTTCGCAGGTACGCAAGATCTCGACTACACGGCAACCCCGCAGACGCTTCCGTACCTGTATGCCAAGTTCACCAATGGCCTCGTCTGGCACTATCAAGACCCCAAGTTCGCTCAGTTGAATGGGCTTACGGTGCCACCGGTAAGCCCTAACGGCTCTGCTGTTACCGACGTTTGGCCGCAGCACAAAATCAATGGCGGTGGTGCTTTGCTTGAGGAATCACTTCTTGTGAAGACGATGTACGAAAACTACTTTGACGCTCCGTCGCTCGCACGTCCCTCATCGGCTCACGTCGAAGGTGTTAACTGTGGTTTTGGGGACGGAAGTAATCGCTTCATCTCCGAGAGTATTGACTATCGTGTTTACCAAGCGATGATGACGCCTCGTGGTAAGAGCAGCGATGTTCCTTGGAAGGAATTCGTAATCACCAACGAGCTCGATTGA
- the lysA gene encoding diaminopimelate decarboxylase, translated as MLTVPTFSTSRTEIAGQPVADLAAKFGTPLYVYDREVIDKRIADLSDFDTIRYAQKASSNLAILDRIRKRGVVVDAVSAGEIRRAIAAGYSTDGGSHDIVYTADIFDRESLDLVIEHGLHVNCGSPDMISQLGERRPGSDVTLRINPGFGHGHSQKTNTGGQQSKHGIWHTQINDCLLRADQTGVTITGLHMHIGSGTDLEHLSEVCSAMEKAALEVGRTLTTISAGGGLPVPYKHDETYVDLAKYFELWDGVRNRLSEAFGHRLNLEIEPGRYLSAESGYLIAEVRSVKKVGENLFTLVDAGFNDLARPVMYGAHHPISVTAASGDAAAREEVDMVIGGPLCESGDIFTQREGGFVDSRKLPIVRVGDFIVIENAGAYGFVMSSNYNSKTRAAEVLIEDGEAKLIRARETFDDLIRGEVIPQ; from the coding sequence ATGCTGACCGTTCCAACTTTCTCCACTTCACGAACCGAAATCGCTGGCCAACCTGTTGCCGATCTGGCCGCGAAATTTGGCACTCCACTGTACGTTTACGATCGCGAAGTCATCGACAAACGGATCGCAGACCTGTCGGATTTCGACACGATCCGGTACGCCCAAAAAGCGTCAAGCAACCTTGCCATCCTCGACCGAATCCGCAAAAGGGGGGTGGTCGTCGATGCCGTTTCCGCTGGCGAAATTCGCCGGGCGATTGCTGCCGGATACTCCACTGACGGTGGCAGCCATGACATCGTTTACACCGCTGACATTTTCGACCGAGAGTCCTTGGACTTGGTGATCGAACATGGGCTTCACGTGAACTGCGGCTCCCCCGACATGATTTCACAGCTAGGTGAACGCCGCCCCGGAAGCGACGTGACCCTTCGAATCAATCCTGGTTTTGGTCATGGCCACAGCCAGAAGACCAACACAGGCGGGCAACAAAGCAAGCACGGAATCTGGCACACCCAAATCAATGATTGCCTGCTTCGGGCTGACCAGACCGGCGTAACGATCACCGGCTTGCACATGCACATTGGCAGCGGCACCGATTTGGAGCACCTAAGCGAGGTCTGCAGCGCCATGGAAAAGGCTGCTCTGGAAGTTGGGCGAACACTGACGACGATCAGTGCTGGTGGTGGACTGCCAGTCCCTTACAAGCACGACGAGACCTACGTTGATTTGGCGAAGTACTTTGAACTTTGGGACGGGGTGCGAAATCGACTCAGCGAGGCTTTCGGCCACCGTTTGAACCTAGAAATCGAACCGGGCCGATATCTGTCCGCTGAAAGCGGCTACCTGATCGCAGAAGTTCGCAGCGTCAAGAAAGTCGGCGAAAACCTGTTCACGCTGGTTGATGCTGGCTTCAATGACCTCGCCCGCCCAGTGATGTATGGAGCTCACCACCCGATTTCGGTAACGGCCGCCTCTGGCGACGCTGCTGCTCGCGAAGAAGTTGACATGGTGATCGGTGGCCCACTTTGCGAATCCGGAGACATCTTTACCCAACGCGAAGGTGGTTTCGTAGATTCCCGAAAGCTGCCAATTGTTCGTGTGGGTGATTTCATCGTGATTGAAAACGCCGGTGCCTACGGCTTCGTAATGTCAAGCAACTACAACAGCAAGACGAGAGCGGCGGAAGTCTTGATCGAAGACGGCGAAGCGAAACTGATCCGGGCTCGCGAAACTTTCGACGACCTGATCCGTGGCGAAGTGATTCCTCAATAG
- a CDS encoding cysteine desulfurase family protein, translating into MSVIYLDFNRTTPMAPSVVEAMKPYWQTHFMLPGQEHAHAQAIGESLEHAREGVAALAGCEPFEIVFTGGGTEANNLGILGLVDGQRQRNGRADFSQRQLQSSRLRPASYDTQSATPDRDANQDDQPRHPEVGNDANWQVPGHILVSELEHESVLGAAARLAQFGWDIETVPADKNGICDAEAFESRLRDDTRLACLQLANPVLGTIQPVRETADACHSRGVLVHCDATQAFGKIPVDVKALRADMVSISGHKFYGPKGSGAIYVRRGLHLCPILFGEAREMGLRPGAENIPACIGLGAAASMAARCASDVSDTLTDLRNYFCNGLISSLSNGAVLLCEDAARLPNTIAIELPGEARRIQRAARQLVFATAQSDSPPDEITRALRAIQRTDYQIGRTVRFSLGWTSSHDQVDRAIELIADACDTLSR; encoded by the coding sequence ATGTCTGTGATCTATCTCGATTTCAATCGAACCACACCAATGGCCCCCTCGGTCGTTGAGGCGATGAAACCGTACTGGCAAACACACTTCATGTTGCCCGGACAAGAACACGCCCATGCTCAAGCGATCGGCGAATCGCTCGAACATGCCCGTGAAGGTGTGGCCGCTCTGGCTGGATGCGAGCCGTTTGAGATCGTTTTTACTGGCGGTGGAACCGAAGCAAACAATTTGGGGATTCTGGGACTCGTCGATGGCCAGCGGCAACGCAACGGGCGTGCTGACTTTAGCCAGCGTCAATTGCAGTCCTCGCGACTTCGTCCCGCAAGCTATGACACCCAGTCCGCAACGCCTGACCGGGACGCCAACCAAGACGACCAACCACGCCATCCCGAAGTTGGCAACGATGCCAACTGGCAGGTCCCCGGACATATCTTGGTCAGCGAGCTCGAACACGAATCGGTACTTGGCGCCGCAGCCCGATTGGCCCAGTTTGGCTGGGACATCGAAACCGTGCCGGCGGACAAAAATGGAATCTGCGATGCCGAGGCGTTTGAATCCCGGTTACGCGACGACACTCGCCTGGCATGCCTGCAACTAGCCAATCCCGTGCTGGGGACAATCCAGCCAGTGCGAGAAACCGCCGACGCTTGCCACAGTCGGGGGGTGCTTGTTCACTGCGATGCCACTCAAGCATTTGGCAAGATTCCCGTCGACGTGAAAGCCCTTCGCGCTGACATGGTTTCGATCAGTGGCCACAAGTTCTACGGCCCGAAGGGAAGCGGCGCCATCTATGTTCGGCGGGGCTTGCACCTGTGCCCAATCCTGTTTGGTGAAGCGCGCGAAATGGGGTTGCGCCCCGGTGCTGAAAACATCCCCGCCTGCATTGGCCTGGGTGCCGCCGCGTCCATGGCCGCCCGCTGCGCCAGCGACGTTTCCGACACCTTGACCGACCTGCGAAACTACTTTTGCAACGGCCTCATTTCTTCCCTTAGCAACGGCGCCGTTTTGCTTTGCGAAGACGCAGCTCGGCTTCCCAACACGATCGCTATTGAACTGCCCGGGGAAGCCCGCCGGATCCAGCGGGCGGCCCGGCAACTAGTGTTCGCTACAGCCCAAAGCGATTCCCCGCCTGATGAAATTACTCGAGCGTTACGAGCCATCCAACGCACTGATTACCAGATCGGGCGGACCGTCCGATTCTCCCTCGGCTGGACCAGCAGCCATGACCAGGTTGATCGAGCGATTGAGTTGATCGCAGATGCCTGCGACACGCTGAGTCGGTAG